From one Humulus lupulus chromosome 8, drHumLupu1.1, whole genome shotgun sequence genomic stretch:
- the LOC133794136 gene encoding uncharacterized protein LOC133794136 isoform X1 has translation MKLLKSWRWLLKKKNVTSDAGRCGFKMKQLPFMGIVCTVMLFIVYRTTNYQHKHTEMETKIHPFGSELLVASRELSGLPRGIIQARSDLELRPLWLTSSSRSKVNDYSHRNLLAVPVGIEQKLNVDDMVQKFLPENFTIILFHYDGNVDGWLDLEWSNEAIHIVAQNQTKWWFAKRFLHPDVVSIYDYVFLWDEDLGVENFNPGRYIKIVRREGLEISQPALDPNSTEIHHRITIRARTKKFHRRVYDLRGSTKCSDASEGPPCTGFVEGMAPVFSRSAWRCTWHLIQNDLVHGWGMDMKLGYCAQGDRTRKVGVVDSEYIVHKGIQSLGGGGVVSSVKKGSNSEVVTKKHATGAGDIRTEIRRQSTWELQIFKERWNRAVDEDKNWIEPFKSIQRLRKRKRSHH, from the exons ATGAAGTTACTAAAATCATGGAGATGGCTTTTGAAGAAAAAGAATGTTACGTCTGATGCA GGAAGATGCGGATTCAAGATGAAGCAACTTCCGTTTATGGGAATTGTGTGCACTGTCATGCTGTTTATTGTGTATAGAACCACAAATTATCAACATAAGCACACGGAG ATGGAAACAAAAATTCATCCTTTTGGCTCA GAATTGCTTGTGGCTTCCAGAGAGTTAAGTGGTTTACCTCGTGGTATTATACAAGCTAGGTCAGATTTAGAATTAAGGCCGCTGTGGTTGACGAGTAGCTCAAGGTCAAAG GTAAACGACTATAGCCATCGTAACTTGCTGGCTGTTCCAGTTGGCATTGAGCAAAAACTTAATGTTGATGATATGGTGCAAAAG TTTCTTCCAGAGAATTTTACCATTATTCTATTCCATTATGATGGAAATGTTGATGGATGGTTGGATCTTGAGTGGAGTAATGAGGCCATACACATTGTTGCGCAGAACCAAACAAAGTG GTGGTTTGCTAAGCGCTTTTTACATCCAGATGTTGTGTccatatatgattatgtgtttctCTGGGATGAGGATTTGGGAGTTGAGAACTTTAACCCTGGAAG ATACATCAAAATTGTAAGAAGAGAAGGACTGGAAATATCTCAGCCAGCCTTAGATCCTAATTCAACAGAGATACATCATAGAATTACTATTCGTGCTAGAACAAAGAAGTTTCACAG AAGGGTTTATGACCTAAGAGGCAGTACTAAGTGTTCAGATGCAAGTGAGGGGCCACCATGCACCGG ATTTGTTGAAGGTATGGCCCCAGTGTTTTCTAGATCTGCTTGGCGGTGTACTTGGCATCTTATCCAG AATGATCTTGTTCACGGATGGGGAATGGACATGAAACTTGGGTATTGTGCACAG GGTGATCGGACCAGGAAGGTTGGTGTGGTTGATAGTGAATATATAGTTCATAAAGGCATACAAAGTTTGGGTGGTGGTGGGGTGGTCTCTTCTGTAAAAAAG GGCTCAAATTCTGAGGTGGTAACTAAG AAGCATGCTACTGGAGCTGGTGATATACGAACTGAG ATAAGGAGGCAATCGACATGGGAGCTTCAAATCTTCAAGGAGCGATGGAATCGTGCAGTGGACGAGGACAAGAACTGGATTGAGCCATTTAAAAGTATTCAAAGACTGAGAAAACGAAAACGCAGCCACCACTAA
- the LOC133794136 gene encoding uncharacterized protein LOC133794136 isoform X2, whose translation MKQLPFMGIVCTVMLFIVYRTTNYQHKHTEMETKIHPFGSELLVASRELSGLPRGIIQARSDLELRPLWLTSSSRSKVNDYSHRNLLAVPVGIEQKLNVDDMVQKFLPENFTIILFHYDGNVDGWLDLEWSNEAIHIVAQNQTKWWFAKRFLHPDVVSIYDYVFLWDEDLGVENFNPGRYIKIVRREGLEISQPALDPNSTEIHHRITIRARTKKFHRRVYDLRGSTKCSDASEGPPCTGFVEGMAPVFSRSAWRCTWHLIQNDLVHGWGMDMKLGYCAQGDRTRKVGVVDSEYIVHKGIQSLGGGGVVSSVKKGSNSEVVTKKHATGAGDIRTEIRRQSTWELQIFKERWNRAVDEDKNWIEPFKSIQRLRKRKRSHH comes from the exons ATGAAGCAACTTCCGTTTATGGGAATTGTGTGCACTGTCATGCTGTTTATTGTGTATAGAACCACAAATTATCAACATAAGCACACGGAG ATGGAAACAAAAATTCATCCTTTTGGCTCA GAATTGCTTGTGGCTTCCAGAGAGTTAAGTGGTTTACCTCGTGGTATTATACAAGCTAGGTCAGATTTAGAATTAAGGCCGCTGTGGTTGACGAGTAGCTCAAGGTCAAAG GTAAACGACTATAGCCATCGTAACTTGCTGGCTGTTCCAGTTGGCATTGAGCAAAAACTTAATGTTGATGATATGGTGCAAAAG TTTCTTCCAGAGAATTTTACCATTATTCTATTCCATTATGATGGAAATGTTGATGGATGGTTGGATCTTGAGTGGAGTAATGAGGCCATACACATTGTTGCGCAGAACCAAACAAAGTG GTGGTTTGCTAAGCGCTTTTTACATCCAGATGTTGTGTccatatatgattatgtgtttctCTGGGATGAGGATTTGGGAGTTGAGAACTTTAACCCTGGAAG ATACATCAAAATTGTAAGAAGAGAAGGACTGGAAATATCTCAGCCAGCCTTAGATCCTAATTCAACAGAGATACATCATAGAATTACTATTCGTGCTAGAACAAAGAAGTTTCACAG AAGGGTTTATGACCTAAGAGGCAGTACTAAGTGTTCAGATGCAAGTGAGGGGCCACCATGCACCGG ATTTGTTGAAGGTATGGCCCCAGTGTTTTCTAGATCTGCTTGGCGGTGTACTTGGCATCTTATCCAG AATGATCTTGTTCACGGATGGGGAATGGACATGAAACTTGGGTATTGTGCACAG GGTGATCGGACCAGGAAGGTTGGTGTGGTTGATAGTGAATATATAGTTCATAAAGGCATACAAAGTTTGGGTGGTGGTGGGGTGGTCTCTTCTGTAAAAAAG GGCTCAAATTCTGAGGTGGTAACTAAG AAGCATGCTACTGGAGCTGGTGATATACGAACTGAG ATAAGGAGGCAATCGACATGGGAGCTTCAAATCTTCAAGGAGCGATGGAATCGTGCAGTGGACGAGGACAAGAACTGGATTGAGCCATTTAAAAGTATTCAAAGACTGAGAAAACGAAAACGCAGCCACCACTAA
- the LOC133794137 gene encoding secretory carrier-associated membrane protein 3-like: MAGRYDHNPFAEEEEVNPFSNPGTAATARDSRLSPLPPEPVDFNYGRGSTVDIPMDSNMDLRKKEKELQAKEAELRRREQDLRRREEAAARAGIVIEEKNWPPFFPIIHHDIGNEIPIHLQKMQYLAFSTWLGLMVCLLWNIIAVSTAWIKGERVTIWFLALIYFISGVPGSYVLWYRPLYRAFRSESAFKFGWFFLFYLLHIAFCIFSAVAPPIVFRGNSLTGILPAINLIGQNALVGIFYFIGFGLFCMESLVSVWVIQQVYMYFRGSGKAAEMKREAARQAMRAAL; this comes from the exons ATGGCTGGTCGCTACGATCACAACCCTTTTGCCGAAGAAGAAGAAGTCAACCCTTTCTCT AACCCCGGAACTGCTGCTACAGCCAGAGACTCAAGGTTGTCTCCTCTTCCTCCCGAGCCTGTTGATTTCAATTATGGTCGAGGTTCCACGGTTGATATCCCTATGGATTCGAATATG GATTTGCGAAAGAAAGAGAAGGAACTCCAAGCAAAAGAAGCTGAATTGAGAAGGCGTGAGCAG GACCTAAGACGGAGAGAAGAAGCTGCAGCTCGGG CTGGAATAGTTATCGAAGAGAAAAATTGGCCACCTTTCTTTCCAATAATTCATCATGATATTGGAAATGAAATACCAATACATTTACAGAAAATGCAGTATCTTGCGTTCTCGACATGGTTAG GATTGATGGTTTGCCTTCTCTGGAATATCATAGCAGTTTCAACAGCATGGATTAAAGGAGAAA GGGTGACGATCTGGTTCCTAGCTCTCATCTACTTCATATCAGGGGTCCCAGGTTCTTACGTGCTGTGGTACCGTCCACTATACCGTGCTTTTAG GAGTGAAAGTGCTTTTAAGTTTGGATGGTTTTTCTTGTTTTATCTG CTTCACATTGCCTTCTGCATATTCTCTGCGGTCGCTCCTCCTATTGTTTTCAGAGGAAATTCTCTCAC TGGTATTCTGCCTGCAATTAATCTTATTGGTCAGAATGCTTTGGTTGGG ATCTTTTACTTCATCGGGTTCGGCCTATTTTGCATGGAGTCGTTGGTCAGTGTCTGGGTTATTCAG CAAGTATACATGTACTTCCGAGGGAGTGGTAAGGCTGCTGAGATGAAGCGTGAAGCTGCAAGACAAGCCATGAGGGCAGCACTATGA